In Lolium rigidum isolate FL_2022 chromosome 7, APGP_CSIRO_Lrig_0.1, whole genome shotgun sequence, the DNA window CAGCAAGTTGGCCATTTACCCGAGGAACATCACCTATGGGCACGTAGTTAAGATAACTGTACCTTGtgaatggaaacaacaacaataaATAAAAAAAACACTTACCAGGAAAAGTAGAAACAAAACCACCTTGCTTTTCGATCCTCTTCCGTTCATCAGCTGTATGGGGTTCATGATCAACACTAACCTGAATAGCAGTACCTCTTTCACATACAACAGCCCTCGAATCGCCTATGTTTGCGACCCACATGTCCCTGCCATCAACTACAATAGCAGTAACTGCTGTTGACCCACCTGGTCCAAGTTGCTTAGAATTTTCCAGAATATATTTGTTTGTAGAGCCGTATGCATTTTTTATTGCTTCTTGAGGGTTCGTCCAGAGGAGAGGCTACAAAAATATCATACAAACATCTCGTTGAAATTAACACTTCATATATACATAGCATGCCTCTCATGTTTTTACACGGatggaaaagaaaaacaaaaaggatAAAACTTACCTCTTTTAGTATGTTGTTGAAAAGATTAGCTTTCAAAAAGCTGGACACAGTATCTCCCAAGTGGCCATCATAAATGGCAAAGAGACCAAGTTCATGATCATTTTCGTACTTATACTCTGCTACATGGTAGTCCTCCATGTCATGGCCAGATCTTCCTTCAACTAAGTGAAATCCATGTGTTACTTTGTTGCCTGACGACTTACTCCGTCCTCTTCCAgtatcagaggatgatgaatcGAGACATACTGCACACTTTACATAGATACATGAAATAGATCAGATAATATCGATAGAATCATCTTAACAGAAATTGTAATAGTTAAAGCAATGACCAAATGAAGCAAAAAAGGATATCTGAATCCAAAATGTCCTGAATAATCAGGATATCTATTGCAGTTT includes these proteins:
- the LOC124677901 gene encoding probable protein phosphatase 2C 44 — translated: MPGGGRAESHPAATSSSSSSSSAGRRRGGGRRRRPGILAILRCAVCLDSSSSDTGRGRSKSSGNKVTHGFHLVEGRSGHDMEDYHVAEYKYENDHELGLFAIYDGHLGDTVSSFLKANLFNNILKEPLLWTNPQEAIKNAYGSTNKYILENSKQLGPGGSTAVTAIVVDGRDMWVANIGDSRAVVCERGTAIQVSVDHEPHTADERKRIEKQGGFVSTFPGDVPRVNGQLAVARAFGDESLKAHLSSEPDFKHVPINSSIEFVILASDGLWKVVKNQEAVDLVKSIKDPQTAAKRLTSEALDRMTKDDISCIVIRFRC